One genomic segment of Paraburkholderia phymatum STM815 includes these proteins:
- a CDS encoding alpha/beta fold hydrolase — protein MSTWILLRGLTREARHWGALPDALRAALDGMKPGASLADAAPACVLTIDLPGNGEHANRRAPLQVDAMVDFVRAAARASGAPGPYCVLAMSLGGMVATCWAQRHPADIARLVLINTSMRPFSRFDERLRPQAWAGLAHIAWHWGKASVVEAAIHRLTCTHGETRDADVKAWVAIRESAPVSRINALRQLFAAARFSAQRQRPACPTLVLSTREDGLVDPACSAALAAAWGAPHWRHAWAGHDLPHDDPAWTVQRICAWLEQGDENPDFENAQSGSTDE, from the coding sequence ATGAGCACGTGGATACTGTTGCGCGGCCTGACCCGTGAAGCGCGCCATTGGGGTGCACTGCCCGATGCATTGCGCGCGGCGCTGGACGGCATGAAGCCTGGCGCGTCGCTCGCGGACGCTGCTCCGGCGTGCGTGCTGACCATCGATCTGCCCGGCAACGGCGAACACGCGAATCGTCGTGCGCCGCTGCAGGTGGACGCGATGGTGGACTTCGTGCGCGCGGCGGCACGCGCGAGCGGCGCGCCGGGACCGTATTGCGTGTTGGCGATGTCGTTGGGCGGCATGGTCGCGACATGCTGGGCGCAGCGTCATCCCGCCGATATCGCGCGGCTCGTGCTGATCAACACCAGCATGCGCCCGTTTAGCCGCTTCGACGAACGGCTGCGTCCGCAGGCGTGGGCAGGGCTCGCGCACATCGCGTGGCATTGGGGCAAGGCAAGCGTCGTGGAGGCAGCGATCCATCGTCTGACGTGCACCCACGGCGAGACACGCGACGCCGATGTAAAGGCATGGGTGGCCATTCGCGAAAGCGCGCCCGTCAGCCGGATCAATGCGCTGCGGCAGCTGTTTGCGGCCGCGCGCTTCAGCGCGCAACGGCAGCGGCCCGCGTGCCCGACGCTCGTGCTGTCGACGCGCGAGGACGGACTCGTCGACCCCGCGTGCTCCGCGGCGCTCGCGGCAGCATGGGGCGCGCCGCACTGGCGGCACGCGTGGGCCGGCCACGACCTTCCTCACGACGACCCCGCATGGACCGTCCAGCGAATCTGCGCGTGGCTCGAGCAGGGCGATGAGAATCCGGATTTCGAAAACGCGCAATCCGGTTCAACGGATGAATGA
- a CDS encoding NAD-glutamate dehydrogenase, producing MQAKNEEAVAHLLNDVVEFARGRLPEPAFAAVEPLLRHYYDFADADDLQSRGIADLYGAAMAHWQTAQRFVPGSERLRVYNPILEQHGWHSDHTVIEIVNDDMPFLVDSVAMAVNRQGLALHSVLHPVFRIWRGKDGGIERIAPGGASSDDGQSQLASFIHFEVDRFGDAAKLDVLRNEIAKVLGDVRAAVEDWPKIVEIARTTIHDMAARETSPEGVEARAFLEWMVADHFTFLGQRDYELVSHDGQYGFRGLAGSGLGILRESSRPQGASDVTPLPPAAADIIAGAAPIFLTKANSRATVHRPGYLDYVGVKLVGPDGKISGERRFIGLYTSTAYTASASEIPIVRRKCANIVRRAGFLPKGHLGKSLVTVLEMYPRDELFQADENELYDTAMGVLRLQEHQRTRIFLRRDRFDRFVSCLVFVPRDKYNTDLRRRIAKLLMSAFNGTNVEFTPLLSESTLARIHFVVHAEPGAMPDVDMRELEARLIQVSRRWQDDLADALLDAFGEEQGNRLLQHYADSFPAGYRDDYPARTAVRDIELIERVQGTGHIAMNLYRPIEAGPRAFRFKVYRVGEPIALSRSLPMLEHLGVRVDEERPYLIETPGAAPAWIHDFGLELADDSEFDIERVKGLFEDAFDRVWTGDIEDDNFNRLVLRAQLSAREVTILRAYAKYLRQVGSTFSDAYIERALTGNPAIARMLVELFVARSDPAPATSRDTRVERLLKTIESALDEVPNLDEDRILRQFLGVINATQRTNYYRREPNGKPRPYLSFKFDPAKVPGLPEPRPMFEIWVYSPRVEGVHLRGGRVARGGLRWSDRREDFRTEVLGLMKAQMVKNVVIVPVGSKGGFVVKNPPPPTDREVWMREGVACYQTFLRGLLDLTDNRVGGQIVPPPDVVRHDPDDPYLVVAADKGTATFSDYANAISQEYGFWLDDAFASGGSVGYDHKKMGITARGAWESVKRHFREMGVDTQTTDFTVVGVGDMSGDVFGNGMLLSQHIRLIAAFDHRHVFLDPNPDPATSFAERQRLFSLDRSSWADYDPALISAGGGVFARTAKTIPLSQAVQSMLGINAPALSPAELVRAILQAPVDLLYNGGIGTYVKASRETHAQVGDKTNDAVRVNGCDLRCKVVAEGGNLGFTQHGRIEFAQHGGRMNTDAIDNSAGVDCSDHEVNIKILLGLVVADGEMTEKQRNALLAEMTEEVGLLVLQDNYYQTQALSIAGRYAAELFDAEMRMMRYLERAGRLNRVIEFLPSEDEINERLAAKQGLTSPERAVLLAYSKMWLYDALLESDVPEDALVSGMLTEYFPKPLRQRFNEPMHRHPLRREILATHLTNALVNRVGCAFVHRMMEETDAKPGDIVRACIIARDVFDLNDVWRNIDALDNRVADDVQASMFVEITKLLERAALWFLRHLQSGEVTNGGVTALIARCRDAAQRLAPQLPMLLPAAELEALSERQRVLVDAGVDSELAVRVASGDIPAALLDIADVSATTDRSLELVAGVYFALSTQLNYGWIGERAASLPTSTHWDVMARAAALAELARLKRVLTTSALTEAREATTAEGVVETWRAKREDALARYAQLLTDLRAAGGASLSMLLVIVREMATLERRQVSAS from the coding sequence ATGCAAGCGAAAAACGAAGAAGCCGTTGCCCATCTGCTCAACGATGTCGTCGAATTCGCGCGAGGACGATTGCCCGAGCCCGCATTCGCAGCCGTCGAGCCGTTGCTGCGCCACTACTACGATTTCGCCGACGCGGACGACCTGCAAAGCCGCGGCATCGCCGACCTCTACGGCGCCGCGATGGCGCACTGGCAAACGGCGCAGCGCTTCGTGCCGGGCAGCGAACGTTTGCGAGTCTATAACCCTATTCTCGAACAGCACGGCTGGCATTCCGATCACACTGTCATCGAAATCGTCAACGACGACATGCCGTTTCTGGTGGACTCGGTTGCCATGGCCGTGAACCGTCAGGGGCTCGCGCTGCATTCGGTTCTGCATCCCGTGTTTCGCATCTGGCGCGGCAAGGATGGCGGCATTGAGCGCATCGCACCCGGTGGCGCATCGAGCGATGACGGCCAGTCGCAACTCGCGTCGTTCATTCATTTCGAAGTGGACCGTTTCGGCGACGCGGCAAAACTCGATGTATTGCGCAACGAGATCGCGAAGGTGCTCGGCGACGTGCGCGCGGCCGTCGAGGACTGGCCGAAGATCGTGGAGATCGCGCGCACCACCATCCACGACATGGCCGCGCGCGAGACCAGTCCCGAAGGCGTCGAAGCGCGTGCGTTCCTCGAATGGATGGTCGCGGACCACTTCACGTTCCTCGGCCAGCGTGACTACGAACTCGTCAGCCATGATGGACAGTACGGCTTTCGCGGTCTTGCCGGCTCGGGGCTGGGCATTCTGCGCGAGTCGTCGCGGCCGCAAGGCGCGTCCGACGTGACGCCGTTGCCGCCTGCTGCCGCCGATATCATCGCGGGCGCAGCCCCCATCTTTCTGACCAAGGCCAATTCGCGCGCGACCGTGCATCGTCCCGGCTATCTCGACTATGTGGGCGTGAAGCTGGTCGGGCCGGACGGCAAGATCAGCGGCGAGCGGCGCTTTATCGGCCTGTATACATCGACCGCTTATACGGCGTCGGCCTCCGAAATTCCGATCGTGCGCCGCAAGTGCGCGAACATCGTGCGGCGCGCCGGCTTCCTGCCGAAGGGACATCTCGGCAAGTCGCTGGTGACGGTACTGGAAATGTATCCGCGCGACGAGCTGTTCCAGGCCGACGAGAACGAACTCTATGACACGGCTATGGGCGTGCTGCGTTTGCAGGAGCATCAGCGCACACGCATCTTCTTGCGGCGCGACCGCTTCGACCGCTTCGTGTCGTGCCTCGTGTTCGTGCCGCGCGACAAGTACAACACGGATTTGCGACGGCGCATCGCGAAGCTGCTGATGAGCGCGTTCAACGGCACGAACGTTGAATTCACGCCGCTGCTGTCCGAGTCGACACTCGCGCGCATTCACTTCGTCGTGCATGCGGAGCCGGGGGCGATGCCCGATGTCGACATGCGCGAACTCGAAGCGCGGCTGATCCAGGTGTCGCGCCGCTGGCAGGACGATCTTGCCGACGCGTTGCTCGATGCATTCGGCGAAGAGCAGGGCAACCGTCTGTTGCAGCACTACGCGGATTCGTTTCCCGCAGGCTATCGCGACGACTATCCGGCGCGCACTGCCGTGCGCGACATCGAACTGATCGAGCGCGTGCAGGGCACGGGGCACATCGCGATGAATCTGTACCGGCCGATCGAAGCCGGTCCGCGCGCGTTCCGCTTCAAGGTGTATCGCGTGGGCGAGCCGATTGCGTTGTCGCGCAGCCTGCCGATGCTCGAGCATCTCGGCGTGCGCGTCGACGAAGAGCGGCCGTATCTGATCGAAACGCCGGGCGCCGCGCCAGCATGGATTCACGATTTCGGCCTCGAACTCGCCGACGATAGCGAGTTCGACATCGAGCGCGTGAAGGGTCTGTTCGAAGATGCGTTCGACCGCGTCTGGACGGGCGATATCGAAGACGACAACTTCAATCGCCTCGTGCTTCGCGCGCAACTCAGCGCGCGCGAAGTGACCATATTGCGTGCGTATGCGAAGTATCTGCGCCAGGTCGGTTCGACGTTCAGCGACGCTTACATCGAACGCGCGCTGACGGGCAATCCCGCCATCGCGCGCATGCTCGTCGAGCTGTTCGTCGCGCGCTCCGATCCGGCGCCTGCCACGTCGCGCGACACGCGCGTCGAGCGGCTTCTGAAGACGATCGAAAGCGCGCTCGACGAAGTGCCCAATCTCGACGAGGACCGCATCCTGCGCCAGTTTCTCGGCGTCATCAACGCGACGCAACGCACCAACTACTATCGGCGCGAACCGAACGGCAAACCGCGCCCGTACCTGTCGTTCAAGTTCGACCCCGCGAAAGTGCCGGGCCTGCCCGAGCCGAGACCCATGTTCGAAATCTGGGTGTATTCGCCCCGTGTGGAAGGCGTGCATCTGCGCGGCGGGCGCGTCGCGCGCGGCGGCTTGCGCTGGTCCGACCGTCGCGAGGATTTCCGCACAGAAGTGCTCGGCCTGATGAAGGCGCAGATGGTGAAGAACGTGGTGATCGTGCCCGTGGGATCGAAGGGCGGCTTTGTCGTGAAGAATCCGCCGCCGCCGACGGATCGCGAAGTGTGGATGCGCGAAGGCGTCGCGTGCTACCAGACGTTCTTGCGCGGTCTGCTCGATCTCACCGACAACCGCGTGGGCGGACAGATCGTGCCGCCGCCCGACGTGGTGCGCCACGATCCCGACGATCCCTATCTGGTCGTCGCCGCCGACAAGGGCACGGCCACCTTCTCCGACTACGCCAACGCAATCTCGCAGGAATACGGTTTCTGGCTCGACGACGCCTTTGCATCGGGCGGTTCTGTCGGCTACGACCACAAGAAGATGGGCATCACGGCGCGCGGCGCATGGGAGTCGGTGAAGCGCCACTTCCGCGAAATGGGCGTCGATACGCAGACGACGGACTTCACCGTGGTCGGCGTTGGCGACATGTCGGGCGACGTGTTCGGCAACGGCATGCTGCTGTCGCAACACATTCGTCTGATCGCCGCATTCGATCACCGCCACGTGTTTCTCGACCCGAACCCCGATCCGGCGACGAGTTTCGCCGAGCGTCAACGGCTCTTCAGTCTGGACCGTTCGAGTTGGGCCGACTACGACCCCGCGCTGATCTCGGCGGGCGGCGGCGTGTTCGCGCGCACGGCGAAGACGATTCCGCTTTCGCAGGCGGTGCAATCTATGCTCGGCATCAACGCGCCCGCATTGTCGCCAGCCGAGCTGGTGCGCGCAATTTTGCAGGCGCCCGTCGATCTGCTCTACAACGGCGGCATCGGCACCTATGTGAAGGCGAGCCGGGAGACGCATGCGCAGGTCGGCGACAAGACGAATGACGCCGTGCGCGTGAACGGTTGCGATCTGCGCTGCAAGGTCGTCGCGGAGGGCGGCAACCTGGGCTTTACGCAACACGGGCGCATCGAGTTCGCTCAGCACGGCGGCCGCATGAATACGGACGCCATCGACAATTCGGCCGGCGTCGACTGCTCGGACCACGAAGTCAACATCAAGATTCTGCTCGGCCTCGTGGTTGCCGACGGCGAGATGACGGAGAAGCAGCGCAACGCGTTGCTCGCCGAAATGACGGAGGAGGTAGGCCTGCTCGTGTTGCAGGACAATTACTATCAGACCCAGGCGCTGTCCATTGCAGGCCGCTACGCTGCCGAACTGTTCGACGCGGAAATGCGCATGATGCGTTATCTCGAACGCGCGGGCCGGTTGAATCGCGTGATCGAATTTCTGCCTTCCGAAGACGAAATCAACGAACGTCTCGCCGCAAAGCAGGGTTTGACGTCGCCCGAGCGCGCCGTGCTGCTCGCTTACAGCAAGATGTGGCTCTACGACGCGCTGCTCGAATCCGACGTGCCGGAGGATGCGCTGGTGTCGGGCATGCTGACGGAGTATTTCCCAAAACCGCTGCGGCAGCGCTTCAATGAGCCCATGCATCGTCATCCGCTGCGCCGCGAGATTCTGGCTACGCACCTGACGAACGCGCTCGTCAATCGTGTCGGCTGTGCGTTCGTGCACCGCATGATGGAAGAGACGGACGCGAAGCCGGGCGACATCGTGCGCGCGTGCATCATCGCCCGCGACGTGTTCGATCTGAATGACGTATGGCGCAATATCGACGCGCTCGACAATCGCGTCGCCGACGACGTGCAGGCAAGCATGTTCGTCGAAATCACGAAGCTGCTGGAACGCGCGGCGCTGTGGTTCCTGCGGCATCTGCAGTCCGGCGAAGTGACGAACGGTGGTGTGACGGCCTTGATCGCACGTTGCCGGGATGCAGCGCAACGGCTCGCGCCGCAATTGCCGATGCTGTTGCCCGCCGCGGAACTCGAAGCGCTGTCGGAGCGGCAGCGCGTGCTCGTCGATGCGGGCGTCGACAGCGAGCTTGCGGTGCGCGTGGCGAGCGGCGACATTCCGGCTGCGCTGCTCGATATCGCGGATGTGTCGGCGACGACGGACCGCAGTCTCGAACTCGTCGCGGGCGTGTACTTCGCGCTGAGCACGCAGCTGAACTACGGTTGGATCGGCGAACGCGCGGCGTCGCTGCCGACCTCGACGCATTGGGACGTGATGGCGCGTGCCGCCGCGCTCGCCGAGTTGGCGCGCCTCAAGCGCGTGCTGACGACGAGCGCACTGACGGAAGCACGCGAGGCAACGACTGCGGAGGGCGTCGTCGAAACATGGCGCGCAAAACGCGAGGATGCGCTCGCGCGGTATGCGCAACTGCTGACGGACTTGCGTGCGGCGGGCGGCGCGAGTCTGTCGATGCTGCTCGTGATCGTGCGGGAAATGGCGACGCTCGAACGCCGTCAGGTGTCGGCGAGCTAG
- the selD gene encoding selenide, water dikinase SelD, whose protein sequence is MNEPAVTSNVPRLTSLSHGGGCGCKIAPGVLSDLLKRNLPRPSFPDLLVGTETSDDAAVYRLNDEQAIIATTDFFMPIVDDPYDFGRIAATNALSDVYAMGGKPILALALVGMPINVLPHDVIAAVLRGGEDVCTLAGIPVAGGHSIDSVEPIYGLAALGVVHPKRVKRNASAQAGDVLVLGKPLGVGVLSAALKKNQLDEAGYAAMIAATTKLNRPGAELAALDGVHAMTDVTGFGLLGHTLELARGAQLTARVRYADLPWIAGAEAFAAAGVFTGASGRNWASYGDDVRLAGALPDTARPLLTDPQTSGGLLVSCAPAAVDDVLAIFRADGFERAAVIGELLDGAPRVEVM, encoded by the coding sequence ATGAACGAACCTGCTGTCACCTCCAACGTTCCTCGCCTCACGAGCCTGTCGCATGGCGGCGGCTGCGGCTGCAAGATCGCGCCGGGCGTGCTGTCCGATCTGCTGAAGCGCAACCTGCCGAGGCCGTCGTTTCCCGATCTGCTGGTCGGCACGGAAACGTCGGACGATGCCGCCGTGTATCGCCTGAACGACGAGCAGGCGATCATTGCGACGACCGACTTCTTCATGCCGATCGTCGACGATCCATACGACTTCGGCCGCATCGCCGCGACCAACGCGCTTTCCGACGTCTATGCAATGGGCGGCAAGCCGATTCTCGCGCTCGCGCTGGTTGGCATGCCGATCAACGTGTTGCCGCACGACGTGATCGCGGCCGTGCTGCGCGGCGGGGAGGACGTGTGCACACTGGCGGGCATTCCCGTCGCGGGTGGCCATTCGATCGATTCCGTGGAACCGATCTACGGGCTCGCCGCGCTTGGTGTCGTGCATCCGAAGCGCGTGAAGCGCAATGCGTCGGCGCAGGCGGGCGATGTGCTCGTGCTGGGCAAGCCGCTCGGCGTCGGCGTGCTGTCGGCGGCACTCAAGAAGAACCAGCTCGATGAAGCGGGCTACGCCGCGATGATCGCCGCGACGACCAAACTGAACCGTCCGGGCGCGGAGCTGGCCGCACTCGACGGCGTGCATGCGATGACGGACGTGACGGGCTTCGGTCTGCTCGGCCACACGCTGGAACTCGCGCGCGGCGCGCAACTGACGGCACGCGTGCGTTACGCGGATCTGCCGTGGATTGCGGGCGCCGAGGCGTTTGCCGCAGCGGGTGTATTCACGGGAGCGTCGGGCCGCAATTGGGCGTCGTATGGCGACGACGTGCGTCTTGCCGGCGCGCTGCCCGATACGGCACGCCCGTTGCTGACCGATCCGCAGACCTCGGGCGGGCTGCTCGTGTCGTGCGCGCCCGCGGCCGTCGACGACGTACTCGCCATCTTCCGCGCGGACGGCTTCGAGCGCGCAGCGGTGATCGGCGAACTGCTCGACGGCGCGCCGCGCGTCGAAGTGATGTGA
- a CDS encoding cation diffusion facilitator family transporter: MKEESPKAIFYALAANLGIAVCKFAAAAFTGSGSMFAEAIHSTADCGNQVLLLFGLKQARRPASLLHPLGAGRVIYFYSLIVALLLFFVGGVFSVYEGIHRLMAREPLSHAYIALGVLGVSVVLETFSLMGAIREIRKTNPDKSMWRWFRETRESELLVVTGEDVAALLGLAMAFVAVLMTMITGNPMYDACGSIGVGVLLMVIALLVAREVKSMIIGESASPEVRRAIEAHLRTRKEIRSIINLITLQWGRHVVVAVQAEMIDYESGRAMVDAINIVEADLQEKFPQVRWVFFEPDVPRVRTEASLD; the protein is encoded by the coding sequence ATGAAAGAAGAATCACCGAAGGCCATTTTTTACGCGCTGGCGGCGAACCTGGGCATCGCCGTCTGCAAGTTCGCGGCGGCAGCGTTCACGGGTTCCGGCTCGATGTTCGCCGAGGCGATTCACTCGACGGCCGATTGCGGCAATCAGGTGTTGCTGCTGTTCGGACTGAAGCAGGCGCGCCGACCTGCGAGCCTGCTACATCCGCTCGGCGCAGGGCGCGTGATTTACTTCTATTCGCTGATCGTCGCGCTGCTGCTGTTTTTCGTGGGCGGCGTGTTTTCGGTGTATGAGGGCATCCATCGTCTGATGGCGCGCGAGCCGCTGTCGCACGCGTATATCGCGCTGGGCGTGCTTGGCGTGTCCGTCGTGCTCGAAACGTTCTCGCTGATGGGCGCGATCCGGGAAATACGCAAGACCAATCCCGACAAGTCGATGTGGCGCTGGTTTCGCGAAACGCGCGAATCCGAATTGCTCGTCGTGACGGGCGAAGACGTGGCCGCGCTGCTGGGCCTTGCGATGGCCTTCGTGGCCGTGCTGATGACAATGATCACGGGCAACCCGATGTACGACGCGTGCGGTTCCATCGGCGTCGGTGTGTTGCTGATGGTGATTGCGCTTCTGGTGGCGCGCGAAGTGAAGTCGATGATCATCGGCGAATCGGCGAGCCCGGAAGTGCGGCGCGCAATCGAGGCGCATCTGCGCACGCGCAAGGAAATTCGCAGCATCATCAATCTGATCACGCTGCAATGGGGACGCCATGTGGTCGTCGCGGTGCAGGCGGAAATGATCGACTATGAAAGCGGCCGGGCGATGGTCGATGCGATCAATATCGTCGAGGCGGACTTGCAGGAGAAGTTTCCGCAAGTGCGCTGGGTGTTTTTCGAGCCGGACGTGCCGAGAGTGAGAACCGAGGCTTCGCTGGATTGA
- a CDS encoding purine-nucleoside phosphorylase, which translates to MVTRTVGALTALALAACTAISPLANAQDDGFAQGNGESHGRPVKVMIISMFGPEGQVWLDKLGPWQDIPVAGLSPDYPNIHCNKQDICVMTTGMGHSNAAASTMALAFSSRFDLRHTYFMVAGIAGIDPIQGTVGSAAWARYLVDFGIQWEIDGREIPAGWNTGYLGINTKSPTEKPPLDYRTEVFQLNTRLADTAFALSRNVVLSDNAQAQAARAKYTYAPANRPPTVIQCDTLAGDTWWSGTKLGERARDWTKILTDGKGVYCTTQQEDNSTYEALKRAASVHRVDLNRVAVLRAGSDFDRPYDGQTSADNLLNYAAQGGFTIALENLYRAGNPLVQDIVTHWGEWRNGVPQR; encoded by the coding sequence ATGGTAACTCGCACGGTAGGCGCATTGACGGCTCTGGCATTGGCCGCATGCACGGCCATTTCGCCGCTGGCCAATGCGCAGGACGACGGTTTCGCGCAAGGCAATGGCGAATCGCACGGCCGTCCCGTCAAGGTAATGATCATTTCGATGTTCGGACCGGAAGGGCAGGTTTGGCTCGATAAACTTGGGCCGTGGCAGGACATTCCCGTCGCCGGTCTGTCACCCGATTATCCGAACATTCATTGCAACAAGCAGGACATCTGCGTGATGACGACGGGCATGGGACACAGCAATGCCGCCGCGTCGACGATGGCCCTCGCGTTCTCGTCACGCTTCGATTTGCGTCACACCTATTTCATGGTGGCGGGCATCGCGGGCATCGATCCGATTCAAGGCACAGTGGGTTCGGCTGCATGGGCCCGATATCTCGTCGACTTCGGCATTCAATGGGAAATCGATGGACGCGAAATTCCCGCTGGCTGGAATACGGGTTACCTCGGCATCAATACGAAAAGCCCCACAGAAAAGCCGCCGCTCGATTACCGCACGGAAGTCTTCCAGTTGAATACGCGCCTTGCCGATACGGCTTTCGCACTGTCGCGCAACGTGGTGCTGTCGGACAACGCGCAAGCGCAAGCGGCGCGCGCCAAATACACCTATGCGCCGGCCAACCGTCCGCCCACCGTCATTCAGTGCGACACGCTGGCGGGCGATACATGGTGGTCCGGCACGAAGCTGGGCGAGCGCGCGCGCGACTGGACGAAGATTCTGACGGACGGCAAGGGCGTCTATTGCACGACGCAACAGGAAGACAATTCGACATACGAAGCGTTGAAGCGCGCGGCGAGCGTGCATCGCGTCGATTTGAATCGTGTGGCCGTATTGCGCGCGGGCTCGGATTTCGACCGCCCTTATGATGGACAGACGAGCGCGGACAATTTGCTCAACTATGCCGCTCAAGGCGGCTTCACGATCGCGCTAGAGAACCTGTACCGCGCGGGCAATCCGCTGGTTCAGGACATCGTCACGCATTGGGGCGAATGGCGCAACGGCGTGCCGCAGCGTTGA
- a CDS encoding IS630 family transposase: MPMGRPKAELELSEDERSQLISIARSRSISAALVTRARIVLAAADGEPNSAIAQRLQLTRATVGKWRLRFLEQRINGLYDEVRPGKPRTIDDERLAQLIHKTLHTKPADGSTHWSVRTIAAETAISPTSVHRYFKLLGLQPHRSESFKLSTDQFFIEKLRDVVGLYLSPPENALVLCVDEKSQCQALERTQPMLPMGFGYVEGVTHDYVRHGTTTLFAALNVLNGAVLATCKPRHRHQEFLSFLREIDKAVPAELDVHCIVDNYSSHKHPKVKAWLAARPRWHMHFIPTYSSWLNQVERFFALITDKAIRRGSFGSVKQLIRRIDQFVSHYNENCKPFIWTASADSILEKLHRLCSRISGTEH; this comes from the coding sequence ATGCCGATGGGACGACCGAAGGCCGAGTTGGAGTTGAGCGAAGACGAGCGCTCGCAACTGATCTCGATAGCACGTTCCCGCTCGATTTCGGCTGCGCTGGTCACGCGTGCGCGCATTGTACTGGCGGCGGCTGACGGGGAGCCCAACAGCGCAATCGCGCAGCGCCTGCAACTCACACGCGCCACGGTGGGCAAGTGGCGTCTGCGATTCCTGGAGCAGCGCATCAACGGACTCTATGATGAAGTACGCCCCGGCAAGCCGCGCACGATCGACGATGAGCGACTGGCTCAGCTGATCCACAAGACCCTGCACACCAAGCCTGCGGATGGCTCCACGCACTGGAGCGTGCGCACAATTGCAGCCGAAACTGCCATCTCGCCGACGAGTGTGCACCGTTACTTCAAGCTGCTGGGTCTGCAGCCGCATCGCAGCGAAAGCTTCAAGCTCTCGACTGATCAATTCTTCATCGAGAAATTGCGCGACGTGGTCGGCCTCTACTTGAGTCCGCCGGAGAACGCACTGGTATTGTGCGTCGACGAGAAGAGCCAGTGTCAGGCCCTTGAGCGTACGCAACCCATGCTGCCGATGGGTTTCGGCTACGTCGAAGGTGTCACGCACGATTATGTTCGTCACGGCACCACCACTTTGTTTGCGGCACTGAACGTGCTCAACGGTGCCGTACTCGCCACCTGCAAGCCGCGTCATCGACATCAGGAATTCCTGTCGTTCCTGCGCGAAATCGACAAGGCAGTGCCGGCCGAACTCGACGTGCACTGTATCGTCGATAACTACAGCAGTCACAAGCACCCGAAGGTCAAGGCATGGCTGGCAGCGCGTCCTCGCTGGCACATGCATTTCATTCCCACCTACAGTTCATGGCTTAATCAGGTCGAACGCTTCTTCGCGCTGATCACTGACAAGGCCATCCGGCGCGGTTCGTTCGGTTCGGTCAAGCAACTGATCAGACGCATCGATCAGTTCGTTTCCCACTACAACGAAAACTGCAAACCATTCATCTGGACCGCCTCCGCTGATTCAATCCTCGAAAAGCTACACAGACTTTGTTCGCGAATCAGCGGAACGGAACACTAG
- a CDS encoding DUF4148 domain-containing protein, whose product MKRNLLAGLVLSLLVSAPAFAGGGGGIGRAGSYNDQWWQHSASASAPKTRAEVRAEVADAYRDGTLPSLNKTSYPEQGLIGRTQAERLDAQSGDGNVRVARGQ is encoded by the coding sequence ATGAAGCGCAATCTGCTGGCAGGTCTTGTTCTCTCGCTGCTCGTCAGCGCACCGGCGTTTGCCGGCGGCGGCGGTGGCATCGGCCGCGCAGGATCGTACAACGATCAATGGTGGCAACATTCGGCTAGCGCATCGGCGCCGAAGACGCGCGCTGAAGTGCGTGCCGAAGTCGCGGATGCCTATCGCGACGGCACGCTGCCTTCGCTGAACAAGACTTCGTATCCGGAACAAGGCCTGATTGGCCGCACGCAAGCCGAACGCCTCGACGCGCAAAGCGGCGACGGCAACGTGCGCGTCGCTCGCGGTCAGTAA